The Methylomagnum ishizawai genome has a window encoding:
- a CDS encoding quinoprotein dehydrogenase-associated SoxYZ-like carrier — protein sequence MNPFRVPRPVFPVLFGLGLILAGTVQAAGEEDLAWNTRLKQQFYGDRPIEEGTQVVELTAPYRAEDPALVPLQITSKIPQAQDHYIKNITLVIDNNPVPFSASFDFTPESGKADVALRARVNAYTNVRAIAETNDGKLYMNKAFVKASGGCSAPIGTDLEAAMARLGKMKFKFDGDKAALGQANPVQLLISHPNISGMQMDQISRLVKPAHFVDEVKVSFDGKPVLTAKTDIAVSADPNFRFYFVPDKAGELKAEIKDNLGNHFTQTQAVTP from the coding sequence ATGAACCCATTCCGCGTCCCGCGACCCGTTTTCCCCGTCTTGTTCGGCCTCGGCCTTATCCTGGCGGGCACCGTCCAAGCCGCGGGCGAAGAAGACTTGGCCTGGAACACCCGCCTCAAGCAGCAGTTCTATGGCGACCGCCCCATCGAGGAAGGCACCCAGGTCGTCGAGTTGACCGCGCCCTACCGCGCCGAAGACCCGGCCTTGGTGCCCCTGCAAATCACCAGCAAGATTCCCCAGGCCCAGGACCATTACATCAAGAACATCACCCTGGTCATCGACAACAACCCGGTGCCGTTCTCGGCCTCGTTCGATTTCACGCCCGAGAGCGGCAAGGCCGATGTGGCGCTGCGGGCGCGGGTGAACGCCTACACCAATGTCCGCGCCATCGCCGAGACCAACGACGGCAAGCTCTATATGAACAAGGCGTTCGTGAAGGCCAGCGGCGGCTGTTCCGCGCCCATCGGCACCGACCTCGAAGCCGCCATGGCGCGGCTGGGCAAGATGAAGTTCAAGTTCGACGGCGACAAGGCGGCGCTGGGACAGGCCAATCCGGTGCAATTGCTCATCAGCCATCCCAATATCAGCGGGATGCAGATGGACCAGATCAGCCGTTTGGTGAAGCCCGCGCATTTCGTGGACGAGGTGAAGGTGAGCTTCGATGGCAAGCCGGTATTGACCGCCAAGACCGATATCGCGGTCAGCGCCGACCCCAATTTCCGCTTCTATTTCGTGCCGGACAAGGCGGGCGAACTCAAGGCGGAGATCAAGGACAACCTGGGCAACCATTTCACCCAAACCCAGGCGGTGACGCCGTAG
- the glgX gene encoding glycogen debranching protein GlgX — MKSAERPLDIVSTKRPPFSYGAGSPLPHGVHLHKGGVNFALFSRHAVKVWLLLFEDINAVEPFQVIELDPRQHKTGDMWHIVVEGAGRGLVYAYRVDGPVAPERGHRFDSRRILIDPYATALTSPPHWDFMGFSANQDHSPDWRQPALVKGLVTANGFDWEDDRPLYHPWSDLVIYETHVRGLTIHPSSGTRLAGSYLGVIDKIPYLKQLGVTAVEFMPLQEFNPHETTLVNPETGQRLSNYWGYNTIGFFAPYEGYGTRLYPGCQVDEFKTMVKALHKAGIEVLLDVVFNHTAEGDETGPTLSFRGLDNSIYYILEEDKRRYKNYSGCGNTINCNHPVVRNFILDCLRYWVVEMHVDGFRFDLASILGRDRNGNLIPNPPLLEQIAEDPILRDVKLIAEAWDAGGAYLVGRFPGERWSEWNGLYRDDVRRYWRGDSGLAGAFASRLCGSADIYEHSGKAPVNSINFVTCHDGFTLNDLVSYSHKHNLANGEGNRDGSDGNFSANYGVEGPTDDAHINRLRLRQMKNFMATLLVSRGVPMILGGDEFCRTQHGNNNAYCQDNAISWFDWSLADQNQEFLEFVKNMIAFRRRHPVLTSERFYKPEDVSWFNPSGWMPDWHTESAIGCHIHAAETGERQLCLLSNPLPHAVSFLLPRAPGGCRWTKKVDTSAGPPFDVCQPGHGIPLHHESSLLVRDRSLVVLVAERG; from the coding sequence ATGAAATCCGCCGAGCGCCCCTTGGACATCGTTTCCACCAAACGCCCCCCGTTCTCCTACGGTGCCGGTTCGCCGTTGCCGCACGGCGTGCACCTGCACAAGGGCGGGGTCAATTTCGCCTTGTTCAGCCGCCATGCCGTGAAGGTGTGGCTGTTGCTGTTCGAGGATATCAACGCCGTCGAGCCGTTCCAGGTCATCGAACTCGACCCGCGCCAGCATAAAACCGGCGATATGTGGCATATCGTGGTGGAAGGGGCGGGCCGGGGCTTGGTCTACGCCTACCGGGTCGATGGTCCGGTCGCGCCCGAGCGCGGCCACCGCTTCGATTCGCGCCGCATCCTCATCGACCCCTACGCCACCGCGCTGACCAGCCCGCCGCACTGGGATTTCATGGGCTTCTCGGCCAACCAGGACCATAGCCCCGATTGGCGGCAACCGGCCCTGGTCAAGGGCTTGGTCACCGCCAACGGCTTCGATTGGGAAGACGACCGCCCGCTCTATCATCCCTGGTCCGATCTGGTCATCTATGAAACCCATGTGCGCGGACTCACCATCCATCCGAGTTCCGGCACCCGGCTGGCGGGCAGTTATCTCGGGGTGATCGACAAGATTCCCTATCTCAAGCAACTCGGCGTCACCGCCGTCGAATTCATGCCCTTGCAGGAATTCAATCCGCACGAAACCACCTTGGTGAATCCCGAGACCGGGCAGCGGCTCTCCAATTACTGGGGTTACAACACCATCGGCTTCTTCGCGCCCTACGAAGGCTACGGCACCCGGCTCTATCCCGGCTGCCAGGTGGACGAATTCAAGACCATGGTCAAGGCACTGCACAAAGCCGGGATCGAGGTTTTGCTGGACGTGGTGTTCAACCACACGGCGGAAGGCGACGAGACCGGCCCCACCCTGAGCTTCCGCGGCCTCGACAACAGCATTTACTACATCCTGGAAGAGGACAAGCGCCGCTATAAGAACTATTCCGGCTGCGGCAACACCATCAATTGCAACCACCCGGTGGTGCGGAACTTCATCCTCGATTGCCTGCGCTATTGGGTGGTGGAAATGCATGTGGACGGTTTCCGCTTCGACCTGGCCTCGATCCTGGGCCGCGACCGCAACGGCAACCTGATCCCCAACCCGCCGCTGTTGGAGCAGATCGCCGAAGACCCCATCCTGCGCGACGTGAAGCTGATCGCCGAAGCCTGGGACGCGGGCGGAGCCTATCTGGTCGGACGGTTTCCGGGAGAGCGCTGGTCGGAATGGAACGGCCTCTACCGCGACGATGTGCGGCGTTATTGGCGCGGCGACTCGGGTCTGGCTGGAGCGTTCGCCAGCCGTTTGTGCGGCAGCGCCGATATCTACGAACACAGCGGCAAAGCCCCGGTCAACAGCATCAACTTCGTCACCTGCCACGACGGTTTCACGCTGAACGACCTGGTCAGCTACTCGCATAAGCACAACCTCGCCAACGGCGAAGGCAACCGCGACGGCTCGGACGGCAATTTCAGCGCCAACTACGGCGTGGAAGGCCCGACCGACGACGCCCATATCAACCGGCTGCGCCTCCGCCAGATGAAGAACTTCATGGCGACGTTGCTGGTGTCGCGCGGCGTGCCCATGATCCTCGGCGGCGACGAGTTCTGCCGCACCCAGCACGGCAACAACAACGCCTATTGCCAGGACAACGCGATCTCCTGGTTCGATTGGAGCCTCGCCGACCAGAACCAGGAATTCCTGGAATTCGTCAAAAACATGATCGCCTTCCGGCGGCGGCATCCGGTATTGACCAGCGAGCGTTTCTATAAACCCGAGGACGTGAGTTGGTTCAACCCCTCGGGCTGGATGCCGGATTGGCATACCGAGTCCGCCATCGGCTGCCATATCCACGCCGCCGAAACCGGCGAGCGCCAGTTGTGCCTGTTGTCGAATCCCCTGCCCCACGCGGTCAGCTTCCTGTTGCCGCGCGCGCCGGGCGGTTGCCGCTGGACCAAGAAGGTGGATACCAGCGCCGGTCCGCCCTTCGATGTCTGCCAGCCCGGCCACGGCATCCCGCTCCACCATGAAAGCTCGCTCCTGGTGCGCGACCGCAGTTTGGTGGTCCTGGTGGCGGAACGGGGCTGA
- the amoC gene encoding bacterial ammonia monooxygenase, subunit AmoC — protein MAATTVGGVSAQDKPLLDTKWLAFAFTIYTVFYMWVRWYEGVYGWAAGLDSFAPEFETYWMNFLYTEIVLEVTTASILWGYIWKSRDRNLDALEPRENLRRNFTHLIWVFAYAWAIYWGASYFTEQDGTWHQTIVRDTDFTPSHIIEFYLSYPIYIITGFAAFLYAKTRLPYFAKGLSLPYLVTVVGPFMILPNVGLNEWGHTFWFMEELFVAPLHYGFVIFGWLALAIAGVLLQIFASFAEVLKKDLCPDL, from the coding sequence ATGGCTGCAACGACTGTTGGCGGCGTAAGCGCACAAGACAAGCCGCTCTTGGATACCAAGTGGCTGGCGTTCGCGTTCACGATCTATACCGTGTTCTATATGTGGGTACGCTGGTATGAAGGCGTCTATGGCTGGGCGGCCGGCCTCGACTCCTTCGCGCCGGAATTCGAGACCTACTGGATGAACTTCCTGTATACCGAGATCGTGTTGGAAGTGACCACCGCGTCGATCCTGTGGGGCTATATCTGGAAGAGCCGCGACCGTAACCTGGACGCCCTCGAACCCCGCGAGAACCTGCGCCGCAACTTCACCCACCTGATCTGGGTGTTCGCCTATGCCTGGGCGATCTACTGGGGCGCTTCCTACTTCACCGAGCAGGACGGCACCTGGCACCAGACCATCGTGCGCGACACCGACTTCACCCCGTCGCACATCATCGAGTTCTACCTCAGCTACCCGATCTACATCATCACCGGCTTCGCGGCGTTCCTGTATGCCAAGACCCGCCTGCCGTACTTCGCCAAGGGCCTGTCCCTGCCGTACCTGGTGACCGTGGTCGGTCCTTTCATGATCCTGCCGAACGTGGGCCTGAACGAATGGGGCCACACCTTCTGGTTCATGGAAGAGCTGTTCGTGGCTCCCTTGCACTACGGCTTCGTGATCTTCGGCTGGCTGGCCCTGGCCATCGCCGGCGTGCTGCTCCAGATCTTCGCGAGCTTCGCCGAAGTGCTGAAGAAGGACCTGTGCCCGGACCTGTAA
- a CDS encoding GNAT family N-acetyltransferase, with amino-acid sequence MATTSTIRTLSRAELEIPLRWAAQEGWNPGLYDAEAFHAADPEGFFGAFLDDEPIGSLSAVSYGGRFGFLGLYIVKPEHRGQGHGMRLWRTAMEYLRGQAVGLDGVVERQADYGRSGFALAYRNVRYQGIAPGRMPRPTEAVPLAALPFEAVARYDAELFPVPRPTFLRPWIGQPGSAAFGLPRGDGLEGYGVIRKCHSGWKIGPLFADSPDGAETLFLALRNHAGPGEPVLLDVPEPNADAVALAARHGMAVVFETARMYQGAIPATPLARVFGITTFELG; translated from the coding sequence ATGGCCACGACTTCGACCATCCGCACCCTCAGCCGCGCCGAACTGGAAATCCCCCTGCGATGGGCGGCCCAAGAAGGCTGGAATCCCGGCCTGTACGACGCCGAAGCCTTCCACGCCGCCGACCCGGAGGGATTTTTCGGAGCGTTCCTGGATGATGAACCGATCGGTTCGCTGTCGGCGGTGAGCTATGGCGGGCGTTTCGGTTTCCTGGGGCTGTATATCGTCAAGCCGGAACACCGGGGCCAAGGGCATGGGATGAGGCTATGGCGGACCGCCATGGAATATCTGCGCGGGCAGGCCGTCGGGCTGGACGGCGTGGTGGAGCGGCAGGCCGATTATGGGCGCTCGGGTTTCGCGCTGGCCTACCGCAATGTGCGCTACCAAGGCATCGCGCCGGGCCGGATGCCGCGCCCTACGGAAGCCGTGCCGCTGGCGGCGCTGCCGTTCGAGGCCGTGGCGCGTTACGACGCGGAATTGTTCCCCGTGCCGCGCCCAACCTTCCTGCGGCCCTGGATCGGACAACCGGGAAGCGCCGCCTTCGGGCTACCCAGGGGCGACGGGCTGGAGGGTTACGGCGTGATTCGGAAATGCCACAGCGGTTGGAAGATCGGGCCATTATTCGCGGACAGCCCGGACGGCGCGGAAACCTTGTTCCTCGCCCTACGCAACCACGCGGGACCGGGCGAGCCGGTGCTGTTGGATGTGCCCGAGCCGAACGCGGACGCCGTGGCCCTGGCGGCGCGGCATGGCATGGCGGTGGTGTTCGAGACCGCCCGAATGTACCAGGGCGCGATCCCGGCAACGCCCTTGGCGCGGGTGTTCGGTATCACCACGTTCGAGCTGGGTTAG
- a CDS encoding cytochrome-c peroxidase has translation MNKSNAAAFLALALALGGNAQAANISRKAQLGRQLFFDTNLSTPPGQACATCHDAGLFFRDPDQDIPTSEGASPELKGSRNTPTALYTAFIPKFHFDKAEGLYVGGQFLDGRAATLKEQAKGPFLNPLEMDNPDKATVVGKVKQAEYAPLFLKVYGPRAFDNTGKAYDRIADAIAAFERTREFAPFTSKYDYYLAGKTPFTEQERRGRQVFEAGDKGNCAACHPDRPGADGTPPLFTDHTYDNIGIPKNPDNPFYALPKELNPEGSAFVDKGLGGFVKQPAEDGKFKVQTLRNIAKTAPYMHNGYFKTLRGVVDFYNTRDIKPTCPDPLTPEAQALAQGCWPAPEMPRNVNHDELGALNLTEQEVDDLVAFLQTLTDGYRP, from the coding sequence ATGAACAAATCCAATGCCGCCGCATTCCTCGCCTTGGCCCTGGCCTTGGGCGGGAACGCCCAAGCCGCGAATATCAGCCGCAAGGCGCAGTTGGGCCGCCAGTTGTTTTTCGATACCAACCTATCCACCCCGCCGGGCCAGGCCTGCGCCACTTGCCACGATGCCGGCCTGTTCTTCAGGGATCCCGACCAGGATATCCCGACTTCCGAAGGCGCGTCCCCGGAACTCAAGGGTTCGCGCAACACGCCCACCGCGCTGTATACCGCCTTCATTCCCAAGTTCCATTTCGACAAGGCGGAGGGTTTGTATGTGGGGGGGCAATTCTTGGATGGCCGCGCGGCGACTTTGAAGGAACAGGCCAAGGGGCCGTTCCTGAATCCTTTGGAAATGGACAATCCCGACAAGGCCACCGTGGTGGGGAAGGTGAAACAGGCGGAATATGCGCCCTTATTCCTCAAGGTCTATGGCCCGCGGGCTTTCGATAATACCGGCAAGGCATACGACCGCATCGCCGATGCCATCGCCGCCTTCGAACGGACGCGGGAGTTCGCGCCGTTCACCTCCAAATACGATTATTACCTCGCGGGCAAAACCCCATTCACCGAGCAGGAGCGGCGCGGACGGCAGGTGTTCGAGGCGGGGGACAAGGGCAATTGCGCCGCCTGCCATCCCGACCGGCCCGGCGCGGACGGCACGCCGCCGCTGTTCACCGACCATACCTACGACAACATCGGAATACCCAAGAACCCGGACAACCCGTTCTATGCCCTGCCCAAGGAGTTGAACCCCGAGGGTTCCGCCTTCGTGGACAAGGGGCTGGGCGGCTTCGTCAAGCAGCCCGCCGAGGACGGCAAGTTCAAGGTGCAGACCCTGCGGAACATCGCCAAGACGGCGCCCTATATGCACAACGGCTATTTCAAGACCTTGCGCGGGGTGGTGGACTTCTACAACACCCGCGATATCAAGCCGACCTGCCCAGACCCGTTGACCCCGGAGGCGCAAGCCCTGGCCCAGGGCTGTTGGCCTGCGCCCGAAATGCCGCGCAATGTGAACCACGACGAACTGGGGGCCTTGAACCTGACCGAGCAGGAAGTGGACGATCTGGTGGCGTTCTTGCAGACCCTGACCGATGGCTATCGGCCTTGA
- a CDS encoding DUF4465 domain-containing protein: MKLEWPSITLLSLSLAPPTQAATVVSDFENLALDPDSYWAGQTDPSIPQGQPNPGTFASGLASFPNEMTDWGGFTTASGWAYSNMTDDTTPGYGNQYSAYAGQAHSGGNFGVDYVSGDGSPISFDQTVHVDGFYVTNTTYAALSMLNGDSFAKKFGGASGDDADWLKLTVTGLKGGHESGTVDFYLADYRPGDNSQDYIVKRWTWLDLSSLGAIDGLKFALSSSDVGQFGMNTPAYFAMDDLSATTLSAPVADAGPDQTVNGGSVVKLHGSATDSDGVIAAYQWSQTAGPGVDLTDAGTATPSFAAPLDGDEVLEFRLVALDNAGISSDADSVHIAVRNKPLAVAGDDRAAAPQETLALDGSASQDPQGQALGYQWTQVAGPQAALSDAHAARPSLTVPAAAVNTQMSFQLVVTDPDGNASDPAVVNLMIKQVNHAPVAELPQSIPIRAGATLVLDGTASYDPDFDALGYAWEQTAGPAVTLSSPTAAKPTTVVPLAALGQTLGFRLTVSDGSLRDSRETQVAVTANNPPTITPEPRRLAAQNQAVVLHATALDPDGDTLHYQWEQTGGPAVPLQGADSPELRLTTPALAGGTAQSLTLRLTATDDFSPDPRSASAEFNLLVTADGTALDCGTARPSRASLWPPNQGFRPVHILGVTGPNAYTLTIDAVSQDEPVRNPKLKDKTGPDAKVVRPRATAQEPKPHQSVLLRAERQGLARKGRPFTGNGRVYTVRFSANDGSQSCQGAITVPVPPGKQGTAVLDTANSYTSTQKR, encoded by the coding sequence ATGAAACTTGAATGGCCTTCAATCACCCTGCTCAGCCTATCCCTGGCCCCGCCAACCCAGGCGGCAACGGTCGTCAGCGATTTCGAGAATTTGGCCTTGGACCCCGACAGCTATTGGGCCGGACAAACCGATCCCTCCATCCCCCAGGGCCAACCCAATCCAGGCACCTTCGCTTCCGGCTTGGCGAGCTTCCCGAATGAAATGACCGATTGGGGCGGGTTCACGACCGCATCGGGTTGGGCCTATTCCAACATGACCGACGACACCACGCCGGGATATGGCAACCAGTACAGCGCCTATGCCGGGCAGGCCCACAGCGGCGGTAATTTTGGCGTGGACTACGTGTCCGGCGACGGGTCGCCCATCAGCTTCGACCAAACGGTGCATGTCGATGGGTTTTATGTGACCAATACCACCTACGCGGCCTTGTCGATGTTGAACGGCGATAGTTTCGCGAAGAAATTCGGCGGTGCCAGCGGCGACGATGCCGATTGGCTGAAATTGACCGTCACCGGCTTGAAGGGCGGGCACGAGTCCGGGACCGTCGATTTTTATCTGGCCGATTATAGGCCGGGGGACAACAGCCAGGATTACATCGTCAAGCGCTGGACGTGGTTGGACTTGTCGTCCTTGGGCGCGATTGACGGCTTGAAGTTCGCCCTGTCTTCTTCCGACGTCGGCCAGTTCGGCATGAATACGCCGGCCTATTTCGCGATGGACGACTTGAGCGCCACGACGCTGTCCGCGCCGGTGGCCGATGCCGGTCCGGACCAAACGGTGAACGGGGGAAGCGTGGTGAAATTGCACGGGTCCGCGACCGACAGCGACGGCGTCATCGCCGCCTACCAATGGTCGCAAACCGCCGGGCCCGGCGTGGACTTGACGGACGCCGGCACCGCCACCCCGTCCTTCGCCGCGCCCCTGGACGGCGACGAGGTCCTCGAATTCCGGCTGGTCGCCCTCGACAACGCGGGTATTTCGAGCGACGCCGACAGCGTGCACATCGCGGTCCGCAACAAACCCCTGGCGGTCGCGGGCGACGACCGGGCCGCCGCCCCCCAGGAAACGCTCGCCTTGGACGGCAGCGCCAGCCAAGACCCCCAGGGCCAAGCCCTCGGCTACCAATGGACCCAGGTGGCCGGGCCGCAGGCCGCCCTGAGCGACGCCCACGCGGCGCGGCCGAGCCTCACCGTGCCGGCGGCGGCGGTGAACACCCAGATGAGCTTCCAACTGGTGGTCACGGACCCCGACGGCAACGCCAGCGATCCGGCGGTCGTGAACCTCATGATTAAACAGGTCAACCATGCCCCGGTGGCCGAACTTCCGCAATCCATCCCGATCCGGGCCGGTGCCACCCTGGTCCTGGACGGGACCGCCAGCTACGACCCCGACTTCGACGCCCTGGGCTACGCCTGGGAACAAACCGCCGGCCCCGCCGTGACCCTGTCCAGCCCGACGGCGGCAAAGCCCACCACGGTCGTCCCCCTGGCGGCCCTGGGCCAGACCCTGGGGTTCCGGCTCACCGTGTCCGACGGCAGCCTGCGCGACAGCCGCGAGACCCAGGTCGCCGTCACCGCCAACAACCCGCCCACGATCACCCCGGAACCCCGGCGCCTGGCCGCGCAAAACCAGGCGGTGGTCCTCCACGCCACGGCCCTGGACCCGGACGGCGACACGCTCCATTACCAATGGGAACAAACCGGCGGTCCCGCCGTGCCGCTCCAGGGCGCCGATAGCCCGGAACTGCGCCTGACCACCCCCGCCCTGGCGGGCGGCACCGCGCAATCCCTGACCCTGCGCCTCACCGCCACCGACGATTTCAGCCCCGATCCCAGGTCGGCCAGCGCCGAGTTCAACCTCCTGGTCACGGCGGACGGCACCGCCCTGGACTGCGGCACGGCCCGGCCCAGCCGCGCCTCCCTCTGGCCCCCCAACCAGGGCTTCAGGCCCGTCCACATCCTCGGCGTCACCGGCCCCAACGCCTACACCCTCACCATCGACGCCGTTTCACAGGACGAACCCGTCAGGAATCCCAAGCTCAAGGACAAAACCGGACCGGACGCCAAGGTCGTCAGGCCCAGGGCCACGGCCCAGGAACCCAAGCCCCACCAAAGCGTCCTCCTCCGCGCCGAACGCCAGGGCCTGGCCCGCAAAGGCCGTCCGTTCACCGGCAATGGCCGGGTCTACACCGTCCGCTTCAGCGCCAACGACGGCAGCCAATCCTGCCAGGGAGCGATCACCGTGCCAGTGCCGCCCGGCAAGCAGGGAACCGCCGTCTTGGATACCGCCAACTCATATACCTCGACCCAAAAGCGTTGA
- a CDS encoding TonB-dependent receptor — protein MTARFRTAGLLNLLVFAGLAVGIQPIESAWGDTLNDEAHPLPEVTVYDTAPDQSKNITVIDRKAIENAPGNSLIDLLSREANVNLRSSTGNDKFGGVDIRGMGDSYSSNVLVLVDGVKLNAPDLSGVDFTTLSLEQIERVEIIRGGNGVMYGDGAVGGVINIVTRRGQQTKADLYGNYGSFDTLDSSLNASLKSGSTRASLNAFHNQTHGYRDNSFLDKTQVAANLAHPLTQALEFQAGFRFHEDRYGLPGPVDYSAINNAQLRRAASTPDGGGKTRDYLGQAGGSMDWGPVGSTVLKWSYRYRDNPYEAANYWSEGENAVAPWKNTFKFQEVDIRHQLSFNSGPITQDWTLGYFGRFGSAGRQENGQDIPDQSVQKDAQYANQSGFINTRWNLPIPWVLDAGYRYDRFAVQRQSVALKRVCTYAPVFPYQPLGCENRWLALGDSDNTWHNFAADIGLTWNMAEYLSWYFNYNHSYRNPNAEELVLSAQDLHPQSGNNFETGWRLRSQNGGRLSLALFRMRNEQEIYYDNHVNRNYADATLRQGLELSGRLMPMDTLSLSGNFGFIDARFETTGLKVPLVPELSGQVSLLWQATTQLSLSVSAEFIGPRSNGANIASGVDAPKLAAYQRVDLKAFYKLGDAEFFAGINNLFDDFYETTAYGLSFYPMPTRQFYAGLTYTFPAPGEQP, from the coding sequence ATGACAGCGCGTTTCCGCACGGCAGGGTTATTGAACCTGCTGGTTTTCGCAGGTCTGGCCGTGGGCATACAGCCCATCGAATCGGCCTGGGGCGATACCCTTAACGATGAAGCCCATCCATTACCCGAGGTCACTGTTTATGACACGGCACCGGATCAATCGAAGAACATCACGGTCATCGACCGGAAAGCCATAGAAAATGCCCCTGGCAATTCTTTAATCGACTTATTAAGCCGGGAAGCCAATGTCAACTTAAGAAGCTCTACGGGGAACGATAAATTTGGCGGCGTAGATATTCGCGGCATGGGCGATAGCTATTCCAGTAATGTGCTGGTATTGGTGGATGGCGTCAAATTGAATGCGCCCGATCTTTCCGGGGTCGATTTCACGACCTTATCCCTGGAGCAGATAGAGCGGGTTGAAATCATCCGCGGCGGCAATGGGGTCATGTACGGGGACGGCGCGGTCGGTGGCGTCATCAATATCGTCACCCGGCGCGGCCAGCAGACCAAGGCGGACCTTTATGGCAATTATGGAAGCTTCGATACCCTGGACTCAAGCTTGAACGCCTCGCTCAAAAGCGGTTCCACCCGTGCCTCCTTGAACGCCTTCCATAACCAGACCCATGGTTATCGGGATAACTCCTTTCTCGACAAAACCCAAGTAGCCGCCAACCTCGCCCACCCGTTGACCCAGGCTTTGGAATTCCAGGCCGGATTCCGGTTCCATGAGGATCGATATGGTTTGCCCGGTCCGGTCGATTATAGCGCGATCAATAACGCGCAATTACGCCGCGCAGCCTCCACGCCCGACGGCGGCGGCAAAACCCGCGATTACCTGGGACAGGCCGGTGGCTCCATGGACTGGGGCCCCGTGGGTTCGACCGTGCTGAAATGGTCCTACCGGTATCGGGATAACCCTTATGAGGCGGCCAATTATTGGTCCGAAGGAGAAAATGCGGTCGCCCCTTGGAAAAATACCTTCAAATTCCAGGAGGTGGATATTAGGCATCAACTGTCCTTCAATTCCGGCCCCATTACCCAGGATTGGACTTTGGGATATTTCGGGCGCTTCGGTTCGGCGGGCCGCCAAGAAAATGGCCAAGACATTCCCGATCAAAGCGTACAAAAGGACGCGCAATACGCCAATCAGAGCGGTTTTATCAATACCCGCTGGAATTTGCCCATACCCTGGGTGTTGGATGCCGGCTACCGGTATGACCGTTTCGCGGTGCAGCGGCAATCGGTGGCGCTCAAGCGGGTGTGTACTTACGCGCCGGTTTTCCCCTATCAACCCTTGGGCTGTGAAAATCGCTGGCTCGCACTAGGCGACAGCGATAATACCTGGCACAACTTCGCCGCCGATATCGGATTGACCTGGAATATGGCCGAATACCTGTCATGGTATTTCAATTACAACCACAGTTATCGCAATCCGAATGCGGAAGAATTAGTGCTGAGCGCCCAGGACTTGCACCCCCAGTCCGGCAATAATTTCGAAACGGGATGGCGGCTGCGCTCCCAAAATGGGGGGCGGTTATCGCTGGCGCTGTTCAGGATGAGGAATGAGCAGGAGATTTACTACGACAACCACGTCAACCGGAATTATGCGGACGCCACCTTACGGCAAGGGCTGGAACTCAGTGGGCGTTTGATGCCGATGGATACGCTCAGTTTGTCGGGCAATTTCGGTTTTATCGACGCCCGTTTTGAAACCACCGGACTCAAGGTGCCGCTGGTGCCGGAACTAAGCGGCCAAGTCAGCCTACTGTGGCAGGCCACGACCCAGCTAAGCCTTAGCGTTTCCGCCGAGTTTATCGGTCCGCGCAGCAATGGGGCGAATATCGCCTCCGGCGTCGACGCGCCAAAGCTCGCAGCCTACCAAAGGGTGGATTTGAAAGCCTTTTACAAACTGGGGGATGCCGAATTCTTCGCCGGCATCAATAACCTATTCGACGATTTTTATGAAACCACGGCGTATGGCCTGTCTTTTTATCCCATGCCGACCCGCCAGTTCTATGCCGGTTTGACCTATACCTTTCCAGCCCCAGGCGAGCAACCATGA